GGGCGCGTACCACGAGGGGCATTTTCTGCTCGCCTCGGGCCGCCACTCGCCGAAATTCCTGCAATCCACCACCGTGCTGCAACACCCCCACCTGACCGAGAGAATCGGGCGGGCGCTCGCGCACAGGGTGGAGGAGGCCGGACTGTCCCCCCGCCTCGTTGTCGGTCCCGCGATGGGCGGCGTGGTTCTCGCCTACGAGGTGGCCCGCCACCTCCCGGGCACCCGCGCGATCTTCGCGGAAAAGGACGGGCAAGGTGGGATGAAGGTCCGCGAGGCTTTCCGCATCGAACCGGACGAACCCTTCGTCGCCGTCGAGGACGTGTTGACCACCGGGGGCAGCGTCCTGAAGGCCGTGCGGGCCGCCGAGGCCCTGGGCGGGCGCTGCGTGGCCGTCGCCTGCATCGTGGACCGCCGGAGCGAGGAGGGGCCGCTAGGGGGTTATCCCCTGGTCAGCCTGACCCGCCTGACTTTCGACACCTACGCGCCCGGCGAGGTGCCGGAGTGGTTGGCGCAGGTGCCGCTCCAGGAGATTTAACCGCTCCAGGCGTCCCGGAACCCTTCGGCGGGGGCGTCGGCCCAGGTCACGGCGTCCCCGCCCTGCCGGACGAGAAAGCGGCGCACCAGTTCATAACCGAGGGCGTACCCGGCCCAGCGGGGCAGGCCCTCGGCCTCCGAGCCGAAAAACCAGGCGGGGTGGCCGTAGTCGGGAGAATCCAGTAGAGGTTGCGCCCGTTTCCAGAGGGCATCCAGATTGGCGGAAATGGTCGCGTAGGGCGGCGGCCCACCCCGTTCCTCGGCCTCGTAATGCTGGGCCAGGCCCTCCGAGACGAGGGCTTCCAGCAGCGTCCGCCCATAACCCGGCCCCCGCCAGCGCCGCGCGTGGTGCAGTTCGTGGGCCAGGGTGGCGGGAAGCTCGGTGCGCCAGCCTGCCGCAAAGTGGGGATTGTCCGGGGTCAACGTGATGTCCACGAAGTGCGGCAGGGGAGCGTATCCCAGCACGCCCGTCTCGGGCAGGGTCCACGGCGCGACCCGCACGGCCACGTCCACCCCGTCCACCTCCAGCCGCGCCGCGTGCCGGGCGAGGGCGGCCCAGGCCACCTCGCGCACCTTGTCGGCCAATGCGTCGGGGAGCAGCCCGCCCGCGTTCATCAGGTGCAGCACGTTCGCCATGGCTGACCCTACCTAGTCCTCCCCGGCCCGCGCCTCTGCCAACTGGCCCAGCCCACTCACGCGAAAGCGGCCAACCCCGCTGGGGGCTGACCGCTGGCGGCTCAAAGGTTCAGGGCTTCAGATCTCCAGCAGCATCCGCGCCGGGTCTTCCAGGATGTTCTTGATGGCGACCAGGAACTGCACGGCTTCCTTGCCGTCGATGATCCGGTGGTCGTAGCTCAGGGCCACGTACATCATCGGGGCGATCACGACCTGCCCATTCTGCGCAATCGGCCGCTCGATGATGTTGTGCATCCCCAAAATCGCGCTCTGGGGCGCATTGATGATCGGGGTACTCATCATGGAGCCGAAGGTGCCGCCGTTGGTGATGGAAAAGGTGCCGCCCGACATGTCCTCCATCGTCAGCTTGCCCGCCCGGGCCTTCTGGGCAAAGCCCGCGATCTCCTTCTCGATTCCGGCCAGGCTCATCTGGTCGGTGTCGCGCAGGATCGGCACCACCAGGCCGCGGTCGCTCGCCACCGCGATGCCGATGTCGTAAAAGCCGTGGTAGATGATGTCCTTGCCGTCCACGCTGGCGTTCACGACCGGGAACTGCTTGAGCGCCTCGGTGGCCGCGCGCACAAACAGGCTCATGAAGCCCAGCTTGGTGCCGTGCTTGGCGACAAACTGGTCCTGGTACTTCTTGCGCAGATCCATCGCGGGCTGCATGTTGACCTCGTTGAAGGTCGTCAGCAGCGCGGCGGTATTTTGCACGTCCTTGAGGCGCTCGGCGATGCGCTGGCGGATGCGCGTCATGGGCACGCGCTGCTCGGGCCGGGCGCCCTGGGGAACGGGAGCGGCGGGCGGTGTGGGCGTGGGGGCCGGGGTCTGCCGCGCCTGCTGGCTGCCCTCCGCTTCCCGCAGGCTGGGGGGCGCGGCGGCCTCCTGCGGTCCCTGGTAGGTCAGGCCGCCCTGGGCCGCCACCACCGCGTCCTCCTTGGTGATGTTGCCGCGCGGGCCGGTCGCCGGAATCTGGGCGGGGTCCAAGCCCCGCTCGGCCACGATCTTGCGGACGGCGGGGGAGAGGTCGTCGCGGCGGGTGGCCTCGTTGCCCGCCGTGGCGGCGGCCGGGGTACCCTGGCTGTCCGGCTGGGTGGCGGTGCCCCCCGCGCTGCTCTCCCCCGCGACCGGCCCGCTGGCCTGATCGGGCGCGGAGGCCGACGCGGCGGGAGCCGCCGCAGCGCTGCCCGCCTCGCCCACGGTCCCCAGCACCTCCTCGCTGAGCACGGTGTCGCCCTCCCCCTTGGCGACGCTCGTCAGCACGCCGTCTTGCTGGGCGGTGACTTCCAGCACGACCTTGTCGGTCTCGATCTCGGCCAGGACCTCGCCGCGCTTGACGGCCTCGCCGGGCTTCTTGTGCCAGGTCAGCAGCGTGCCCTCGCTCACCGACTCGGAAAATACAGGAACCTTGATTTCGGCCATAACGTGTTCCTTTATACCCCCCTCGGGGCGTGACTGGCTCGGTGACGCAAGAAAACTCCCCCCGGCCCGTTCGCCAGGGGGATGGAGCATTGACGGACGCGGTCTTTAGCTTTGCGCGCTGGCCTGCGCGGTCAGCTCGACCTGCGCCTCCACGTCCTCCCGCGTGACCGGCTCGCCCAGCGCGGCGGCGATCACCCGCGCCTGTTCCTGCGCGTGGACGCTGGCGTACCCGGCGGCGGTGCTCGCGGCGCGCGGGCGGCTGGCGAGGGTGAGGCGCTGGCCTCCCTCCAGCACCCGTTCCAGATCGTCGCGGATCATCAGCCAGGCCCCCTGGTTCTGGGGTTCTTCCTGCGCCCAGACGACCT
The sequence above is a segment of the Deinococcus budaensis genome. Coding sequences within it:
- the odhB gene encoding 2-oxoglutarate dehydrogenase complex dihydrolipoyllysine-residue succinyltransferase, encoding MAEIKVPVFSESVSEGTLLTWHKKPGEAVKRGEVLAEIETDKVVLEVTAQQDGVLTSVAKGEGDTVLSEEVLGTVGEAGSAAAAPAASASAPDQASGPVAGESSAGGTATQPDSQGTPAAATAGNEATRRDDLSPAVRKIVAERGLDPAQIPATGPRGNITKEDAVVAAQGGLTYQGPQEAAAPPSLREAEGSQQARQTPAPTPTPPAAPVPQGARPEQRVPMTRIRQRIAERLKDVQNTAALLTTFNEVNMQPAMDLRKKYQDQFVAKHGTKLGFMSLFVRAATEALKQFPVVNASVDGKDIIYHGFYDIGIAVASDRGLVVPILRDTDQMSLAGIEKEIAGFAQKARAGKLTMEDMSGGTFSITNGGTFGSMMSTPIINAPQSAILGMHNIIERPIAQNGQVVIAPMMYVALSYDHRIIDGKEAVQFLVAIKNILEDPARMLLEI
- the pyrE gene encoding orotate phosphoribosyltransferase, whose translation is MDVLALYREAGAYHEGHFLLASGRHSPKFLQSTTVLQHPHLTERIGRALAHRVEEAGLSPRLVVGPAMGGVVLAYEVARHLPGTRAIFAEKDGQGGMKVREAFRIEPDEPFVAVEDVLTTGGSVLKAVRAAEALGGRCVAVACIVDRRSEEGPLGGYPLVSLTRLTFDTYAPGEVPEWLAQVPLQEI
- a CDS encoding DUF2268 domain-containing putative Zn-dependent protease (predicted Zn-dependent protease with a strongly conserved HExxH motif) gives rise to the protein MANVLHLMNAGGLLPDALADKVREVAWAALARHAARLEVDGVDVAVRVAPWTLPETGVLGYAPLPHFVDITLTPDNPHFAAGWRTELPATLAHELHHARRWRGPGYGRTLLEALVSEGLAQHYEAEERGGPPPYATISANLDALWKRAQPLLDSPDYGHPAWFFGSEAEGLPRWAGYALGYELVRRFLVRQGGDAVTWADAPAEGFRDAWSG